A window of Polaribacter litorisediminis contains these coding sequences:
- a CDS encoding DUF2126 domain-containing protein gives MALKVVISHKTKYKYDRSVKLSPHIFRLRPAPHSRTPIESYSLKIEPKDHFFNWQQDPFGNYLARVVFPEKTEELSIDVEIIADLKTINPFDFFVEESAEEYPFKYSDNLKKELSPYLEVTEKGKLIDGFIKTLDLSPRKTIYVLIDINQKIYEYLSYNIRMEPGVQSCEDTLDKKTGSCRDFAWLFVQTLRHLGFGARFVSGYLVQLKSDEKSLDGPSGPPEDFTDLHAWAEVYLPGAGWIGFDATSGLLASEGHIPLACTPTFESAAPVSGMSDVCETTFEFENSVTRILESPRVTKPYTENQWKNIVQLGHKVEKQLQKNDVRLTMGGEPTFVSVDDMESAQWNTDADGPEKRERSKDLSIRLLNKIAHGGFMHHAQGKWYPGEPLPRWSIELCWRKDGRKIWFNTDLFAAISETKKVNKGDEKLFLNKLTEYLAISNQHITPAYEDAFYFLWEQGKLPIDLNPSEDKDSSLAEKKLKEILENGTSEPVGYVLPLNKTEGNWFSSHWKFRRNYIYLTPGNSPLGLRLPLDSLQAEPENEVFPIHEPNLFEKKKRLPSFKQLVAKRHAAVLEQGINTDLPNYFVRTAICAEIRDDKLHLFLPPLEDAHAYLDLLASIEATAKELEIPIILEGYGPPKDNRLESMKITPDPGVVEVNVHPSNNWQELMDNTFTIYNEAKKARLGTEKFMLDGKHTGTGGGNHVTLGGVSPKDSPLLRKPSLLRSLLTFWQHHPGLSYLFSGAFVGPTSQAPRVDEARQDSLYELEIAFSQIPKDGEVPFWLTDRLFRHLLTDLTGNTHRAEFCIDKLYSPDSSTGRLGILELRGFDMPPHAQMSLLQNLLVRTLVSWFWKKPYEQKLVRWGTTLHDKFLIEHFVREDIKDIVAQLNKAGYAFETEWFNPFFEFRFPLHGMVQINNIDVELRAGIEPWNVLGEEMTGGGTARYVDSSVERLQVKVNNFMEDRYVLTCNGVKVQLQQTGVQGEFVAGIRYKAWNPYSALHPTIDVDTPLVFDIVDTWNKHSIGGCTYFVTHPGGRSYDTYPVNSFEAESRRINRFWDFNHTQGEVENIKEKPKEDFTPGSRAIVVKKQETSKRFKYQETPVNAEFPNTLDLRLKK, from the coding sequence ATGGCATTAAAAGTAGTAATTTCTCATAAAACTAAATATAAATACGATCGATCGGTAAAGCTATCGCCACATATTTTTAGGTTAAGACCTGCACCGCATAGCAGAACTCCTATAGAATCATATTCCTTAAAAATAGAGCCGAAAGATCATTTTTTTAATTGGCAACAAGATCCTTTTGGTAATTATTTGGCAAGAGTTGTTTTTCCTGAAAAAACAGAAGAACTCTCTATTGATGTAGAAATTATAGCCGATTTAAAAACCATTAATCCGTTTGATTTTTTTGTAGAAGAATCTGCAGAAGAATATCCTTTTAAGTATTCTGATAATTTAAAAAAGGAATTAAGTCCTTATTTAGAAGTTACTGAAAAAGGGAAACTCATAGACGGTTTTATTAAAACTTTAGATTTATCTCCCAGAAAAACCATTTATGTTTTGATTGATATCAATCAGAAAATTTATGAATATTTAAGTTACAATATTCGAATGGAACCGGGTGTGCAAAGTTGCGAAGACACTTTAGATAAAAAAACGGGTTCTTGTAGAGATTTTGCATGGTTATTTGTACAAACTTTGCGTCATTTAGGTTTTGGAGCGCGTTTTGTTTCTGGATATTTGGTGCAATTAAAATCGGATGAAAAATCTTTAGATGGGCCTTCTGGACCTCCAGAAGATTTCACAGATTTACACGCATGGGCAGAAGTGTATTTGCCAGGTGCTGGTTGGATTGGTTTTGATGCAACTTCTGGTTTGTTGGCTAGTGAAGGGCATATTCCTTTGGCTTGTACTCCTACTTTTGAAAGTGCTGCGCCAGTTTCTGGTATGTCTGATGTTTGTGAAACTACCTTTGAATTTGAAAACTCAGTAACAAGAATTTTAGAATCGCCAAGAGTTACAAAACCGTACACCGAAAATCAATGGAAAAACATTGTACAATTAGGTCATAAAGTAGAAAAACAACTTCAAAAAAATGATGTACGTTTAACAATGGGTGGCGAACCTACTTTTGTGTCTGTTGATGATATGGAATCTGCACAATGGAATACAGATGCAGATGGCCCTGAAAAAAGAGAACGTTCTAAAGATTTATCGATTCGTTTATTAAATAAAATTGCCCATGGCGGTTTTATGCATCATGCGCAAGGAAAATGGTATCCTGGAGAACCTTTACCAAGATGGTCTATTGAATTGTGTTGGCGAAAAGATGGTCGAAAAATTTGGTTTAACACGGATTTATTTGCAGCTATTTCAGAGACTAAAAAAGTAAATAAAGGAGATGAAAAACTCTTTTTAAACAAACTGACTGAATATTTAGCAATTTCAAATCAACATATTACGCCCGCTTATGAAGATGCTTTTTATTTTTTATGGGAACAAGGTAAACTACCTATAGATTTAAATCCAAGTGAAGATAAAGATAGTTCTTTAGCAGAAAAAAAATTAAAGGAGATTTTAGAAAACGGAACGTCAGAGCCCGTTGGTTATGTATTACCACTAAATAAAACGGAAGGAAACTGGTTTTCTAGTCATTGGAAATTTAGAAGAAATTATATCTACTTAACACCAGGAAATTCTCCTTTGGGTTTAAGATTGCCTTTAGATTCTTTACAAGCTGAACCAGAAAATGAAGTTTTTCCTATTCATGAGCCAAACCTTTTTGAAAAGAAGAAACGTTTACCAAGTTTTAAACAATTAGTTGCTAAAAGACATGCTGCGGTTTTAGAACAAGGAATCAACACTGATTTACCAAACTACTTTGTGAGAACTGCAATTTGTGCAGAAATTAGAGACGATAAATTACATCTCTTTTTACCGCCTTTAGAAGATGCACATGCTTATTTAGATTTGTTAGCATCGATTGAAGCAACGGCAAAAGAGTTAGAAATTCCGATTATTTTAGAAGGATACGGACCTCCAAAAGATAACCGATTAGAGTCTATGAAAATTACGCCAGATCCAGGAGTTGTAGAAGTAAATGTGCATCCTTCTAATAATTGGCAAGAATTAATGGACAATACATTTACCATTTATAATGAGGCTAAAAAAGCCAGATTAGGAACAGAAAAGTTCATGCTAGATGGCAAGCATACAGGAACTGGAGGCGGAAATCACGTAACTTTAGGAGGGGTTTCCCCTAAAGATAGTCCGCTGTTAAGAAAACCTAGTTTGTTGCGAAGTTTATTAACATTTTGGCAACATCACCCAGGACTTTCTTATTTGTTTTCTGGTGCTTTTGTGGGGCCAACTAGTCAGGCACCGCGAGTAGATGAAGCAAGACAAGATAGTTTGTACGAATTGGAAATTGCATTTAGTCAAATTCCGAAAGACGGGGAAGTTCCGTTTTGGTTAACCGATAGATTGTTTAGACATTTATTAACCGATTTAACAGGAAACACACATCGAGCGGAGTTTTGTATCGATAAATTATATTCGCCAGATTCATCAACAGGAAGATTAGGTATTTTAGAGCTAAGAGGTTTTGATATGCCTCCGCACGCACAAATGAGTTTACTGCAAAACTTATTGGTTAGAACATTAGTTTCTTGGTTTTGGAAAAAACCTTATGAACAAAAACTAGTACGATGGGGCACTACTTTACACGATAAATTTTTAATAGAACACTTTGTAAGAGAAGATATTAAAGACATTGTGGCGCAATTAAACAAAGCAGGATACGCATTTGAAACAGAATGGTTTAATCCATTCTTTGAATTTAGATTTCCATTACATGGAATGGTTCAAATAAATAATATTGATGTAGAATTGAGAGCTGGTATTGAACCTTGGAATGTTTTAGGGGAAGAAATGACAGGTGGCGGAACAGCAAGGTATGTAGATTCATCCGTAGAAAGATTGCAAGTAAAAGTAAATAATTTCATGGAAGATAGATATGTACTTACTTGTAATGGTGTAAAAGTTCAGTTACAACAAACAGGGGTTCAAGGTGAATTTGTTGCGGGTATTCGTTATAAAGCATGGAATCCTTATTCTGCCTTGCACCCAACTATTGATGTAGATACTCCTTTGGTTTTTGATATTGTTGATACTTGGAACAAACATTCTATTGGCGGTTGTACTTATTTTGTAACGCACCCAGGAGGTCGTTCTTATGATACATATCCTGTAAATAGTTTTGAAGCAGAATCTAGAAGAATTAACCGTTTTTGGGATTTTAACCATACACAAGGTGAAGTTGAAAATATCAAGGAAAAACCTAAAGAAGATTTTACACCAGGAAGCAGAGCTATTGTTGTAAAAAAACAAGAGACTTCTAAACGTTTTAAATATCAAGAAACTCCGGTGAATGCA